One window of the Trifolium pratense cultivar HEN17-A07 linkage group LG2, ARS_RC_1.1, whole genome shotgun sequence genome contains the following:
- the LOC123906153 gene encoding beta-carotene hydroxylase 2, chloroplastic-like, whose product MAAGLTATITLQPLNRHYKPLFPHLQKQTPTLIFSPLRCFLHQKTTLKTQRLKNFTLCVLMEDPKQDTQMEIEDEKSPLLENNYVPQIVSQKMEEKMKRKKSERLTYLVAAVMSSLGITSMAVLAVYYRFSWQMEGSGEIPWSEMFGTFALSVGAAVGMEFWARWAHKALWHASLWHMHESHHRAREGAFELNDVFAIINAVPAIALLNFGFFHKGLIPGLCFGAGLGITVFGMAYMFVHDGLVHKRFSVGPIANVPYFRRVAAAHKLHHSDKFDGVPYGLFLGPKELEEVGGLEELEKEISRRTKSYNNSS is encoded by the exons ATGGCGGCAGGACTAACCGCCACAATAACCTTACAACCCTTAAACCGTCACTATAAACCTTTGTTTCCTCATCTTCAAAAACAAACACCAACACTTATTTTTTCCCCTTTAAGATGTTTTTTACATCAAAAAACAACCTTAAAAACCCAAAGATTGAAAAACTTCACTCTTTGTGTTCTCATGGAAGACCCAAAACAAGATACCCAAATGGAAATTGAAGATGAAAAATCACCCcttttagagaataattatgtTCCTCAAATTGTGTCACAAAAAATGgaagagaaaatgaaaagaaaaaagtcaGAAAGGTTGACTTATCTTGTTGCAGCTGTTATGTCTAGTCTTGGTATAACATCTATGGCTGTTTTGGCTGTTTATTATAGATTTTCATGGCAAATGGAG GGTAGTGGAGAAATTCCTTGGTCAGAAATGTTTGGTACATTTGCTCTATCAGTTGGTGCTGCT GTGGGTATGGAGTTTTGGGCTAGATGGGCTCACAAGGCTCTTTGGCATGCTTCCTTATGGCACATGCATGAG TCCCATCATAGAGCAAGAGAAGGAGCTTTTGAGTTGAACGATGTTTTTGCAATAATCAATGCTGTCCCTGCTATCGCTCTCCTTAACTTTGGTTTCTTCCACAAAGGCCTCATCCCTGGTCTTTGCTTTGGTGCG GGTCTTGGGATTACGGTGTTTGGGATGGCCTACATGTTTGTACACGACGGATTGGTTCATAAGAGATTCTCAGTAGGACCCATTGCCAATGTGCCCTATTTCAGAAGGGTAGCTGCTGCCCACAAA CTTCACCATTCAGACAAATTCGATGGGGTGCCATATGGGCTGTTTTTGGGACCAAAG GAACTTGAAGAGGTGGGAGGGTTAGAAGAGCTAGAGAAAGAGATAAGTAGGAGGACAAAATCATACAATAATAGTTCATGA